From Chrysemys picta bellii isolate R12L10 chromosome 1, ASM1138683v2, whole genome shotgun sequence:
ATTTTCTACCAGGGCCTTTCGCAGTACCCACTGCCTGCAGGATCTGCTGAAGGGGGTGTTGtacagggtggagggggctgcacagagatgggatAATTGGGATCCAGGCAGCTACAGATGGGCATCCTCATGGCAACTTAGCACTCAGAGAAAAAATATCTGCTGTCTATGAAAACTCATCCTCACCCCACAACAATGGATAAAAAGGGAAACATTTTAGTTTGGGTCAATACTTTTCATGGGGGAGAATACCTCTTTTTTCAGCCCAGCTCTAGCTCCAACCATGGGCCTCTATCACTCATGTTACAGGACCACACCCGTAGGTGGCAGCACTAGCCTCCATCGGCCTCCCAAACAGAGCAGCCCCTGGATATCTGCTAGGGTGGGGCTATTCCAGCTGTATGACAGGGGGAGCACCTGATAATGAGAGGTTTAGAGACATCTagagcatggggctgtgtccctgataatcttggctaatagctatttaTGGACCTCcaggaacttacctaattctttttggatcagttatagttttggccttcacaacacctctTGGCAATGAGCTCCACGGGCAGTGGATTGTGTGAAAAAgtgctttcttttatttgttttaaacctacagCCTATTAACTTAATGGGTGATCTCTGGCtcttgtgaaggggtaaataacacttccttatttacttcctccacatcactcatgattttgtagacctctatcatatctctttTTCCAGATGGATAGTCTCAGTCTTTGTAATCTCTCTTCTTCTGCtagctgttccatacctttaCATATTTGTTGTTACTCCTCTCTGTCCTTTTGCTAAttcaaatgaaacttttttgagatggggcaaccagaactgcacacaggattcaagatgtgggaataccatggatttatatagaggcaatatattttctgtctctttatttatgcctttcttaatggttcccaacattctgttcatttttttgactGCGGCAGCACATTGAGCAGAAGTTGTCAGAGAACGATCCACAgtgactcccagatctctttcttgagtggtaacagctaagggGAGCCACCATTTTGTATGtttagttgggatgatgttttccagtgtgcattactttgccctAGTCTCTTGCCAGGACTCTTGTGTATCAGGCCATCATTCACACATAACTTTTTGAATGTATTTACCTTCTCACCACCTCTGTGAGGCAGGACAGGGCTATTATCCACCTCTACAgaagccatactgggtcagaccaaaggtccatctagctcattatcctgtcttcagacagtggccagtgtcaggtgccccagagggaatgaacagaacaggtaatcaccaggtgatccattccctgtcgctcatgcccagcttctgcaaaaaaacccatccttgcccatcctggctaatagccattgagggacctatcctccatgaatttatctagttcttttttggaccctgttatagacttggccttcacaacatcttgtgggttccaggactagctgctccaagaagcagtcttttaaggtgtcaagaaactttatctctgcatcccatcctgaagtgacatgtacccaatcaatatggggacagttgaaatcccccattattattattgtgggttttttttttcaattttaacagcctctctaatctccctgagcatttcacagtcactattacCATCCTGggcaggtggtcggtaatatatccctaccactatatttttattattagagcatggaatttccacccatagagattctatggtacagtttggttcatttacgATTTTTCTTCATTTGATTGTATACTTTCTtccacatatagtgccactccctcaccaGCAGGACCTATTCTGTTCtttcaatatattttgtaccctggtattactgtgccCCAttaattatcctcattccaccaagagTCTGTGATagctattatatcaatatcctcatttaatacaaggcacccTAGTACACACATCTTATTATTTAGCTTTCTGCATTAcacgatgtaattgaatgggacttttttttttatttgattgtttctcaacagatcctacctgtattttatcatcttccatcatctcctccttactaggacatagagaatctccattagtcTATCCTCCCTAATGGATGTCGCTGTCCAAACGACATGCTCCTCTACTCTTGTcacctttcccccagcccttagtttaaaaactgctcaatGACCTTCTTAATGTTAAGCGCCAGCAAGCTGGTTCCATTTTGgcttaggtggagcccatcctttctGTATAGGCTCCCTAATTCACAAAGGTTTCCCCATTTCCTAAAAACACACGCAGCACTCCTCTGCCTCGGTGACATTACAGTCAGATACGGGTGGACTCATCAGGTACGCAGTGCGCAGTCATCAATGAGGGAGGAGCTGCCTAAGTGACAGCACCTGGGGCTCCTGCTTTGATCATATCTCTGACACGACTCAGTCACATGCACCTGGCTGAaggcagagggaaaggggggTGACTGTCTCACTGAAATAGATGCTGAGCACAGCTGTTGCAGCGCTCATGGATCACGCAGTACCCAGAGCGCTCAGGAAGGGCAAGGACTGGAATTGCAGAACAGCTCTCAGCTTTTTCCCTGGCTCATGAATGTTTAACGAGAGATGGGACAGTGACAGGCCAGGTGTAATGGGAAACAACATCCACATCCCTTCTCTTTATTGACTCTATCAAGAGGAATTCTGAGGTCGGAGCAGGCAAGGatacagctctttataagcaaaCATCACACTGGTCCCCTGGCTCTCCAGGAACACAGACACATTGTAAAAGCTACTACCTgccttggtctccttcccccagtgttcTAGCCTCCCTCACCAGCCCCTCTCACATTCTTCCAGGCCTTATACCCGGTCTGAACCTCTCTTTACAGAGTGGAGTTCAGTAGATCATGTCATCTCGGATGTAAGGTCCTGAATAGAATGGGTGGTCATGGCCTGTGTCTTTCATCTCCCATGTCactggggctggagccaagcgATGAACTGACCCTTCACTTGAAGAACACCCTGATTATCCTCgcacgaaggtgtttgcttttcacgctGTACACAATTGGGTTCATAAGTGGCGGGACCAACAGAGAGATGTAGCCCAGGAGAACCTTGAACAATGGAGGAGAGCCTGTCCCAAATCTGTGTATCACAGCCAAGCCAATCTCTGGTGTGTAGAAGAGCAAGacagcacagaggtgggagacacATGTGTTCAGGGCCCTAAGGCACTCTCCATGGGACGCAACtttcagcactgttttgaggatcatcacatatGAGAGGAAGATGAACAGTGAATCCAATCCCACCATGGAGACTGTAAGGAAGAAGCCATAGATGTAGTTGACTGTGGTATCTGAACAAGCCAGCTTCATGACCTCTTGGTGCAGGCAGTAgcaatgggagaggacattggctCGACAATATCGGAACCGTTTAAGAAGAAAGGGGAGTGGAAATATTACAGCCACCCCTCTTAGCACAAACACCAGTCCCATCTTTCCAATTCTCGGCAGGGTTAAGATAGAAGCATatctcagtgggttacagataGCAACGAATCGATCAAAGGCCATCAACAGGAGTATTGATGATTCAATGAATGAAAGTGAGTGAATGAAGAACAACTGGGCAAAACAAGCATCCAGACTGATCTCCCTAGAGTTAAACAAGAATATACCCAGTGTTGTAGGCATGGTGGATATCGATAAGGCAAGGTCTGTGATGGctaacatggaaaggaaaatgtacatgggctcatggaggctttgatctgtttttataatgaacagaatgactgaatttcctactATTGAAATAATATACACTAAgcagaaggggatagagatccagagatggacgtcttcctgcccaggtatcccggtgagaaggaacactgcagAGCTGAATTTGGTGTCATTGACAACTGACATAATGTACTGGACAGGTCCAAGGAGTTTTGAAATATCCTTActgaaagagagggaaaaaaatgagACTAGATGATATTtaagaaacattttcctgagctCAGTGCAAGTCTAGAGATTCCCGGGAGCTCAAGGAAGATAAGCTAAAGCATGGTCTTGGATTTACACCATTGATAGGAACATAGGCAGTGCCAGACTAGATCAGACCTGTAGTCCATCTTGGCTCGTATCCAATGCCCAGTACCAGATGGTTCAGAAGTAGGTGAAAGAAGCTCTGAAATCGGCAACTATGAGATAACCTGCTCCCAAGGAAAGTTGCTCCCCAAGACCCACTCATTAGACATATATTGTAGTATAAATTAGGAAGGTTTAGAGCCCTTCTAAGAGCTTTTCTGTTAAGTCCTCCCTACTGTAAATGGATTTTATGCTTACCCATATAAACATCCAGTCCCTGTTTGAAACCTGCTAAGCTCTTGGTCCCGTTGATATCTTGTAATGGGGAATTCCGCAGCCTACTTGAGAACTGTGCGATTTTACAATTGTTACCTTTCCACTGACAACCTTTCTGGCCCTCCACTTTGGACTGTGGCCCATTGTACCATGACATGTGTGTAAACACATGGCAAGTGCACAGTGAAAACGGTCATTGTATTTATCTGTCCTGCATTGAAGCTATTTGTTAATGTGTCTCCCTTATGGGCAGAGGCTAAGGAAGGCAAGGGAAAGCAGGTTGCTCTtggtctggggctggggctggcggctGGATCCGCGTGGCTGCCCAGCCCCCACGCTCCATGGCCGGAAAGGCTGGGGCTGTGCCACacacagggaggggggaggctgggaaGATTGGGGTGCTCCTGACCTCGGCACTAGTCTGGGTCACGGTCTATTGCTGCTGTGGGGGGCTGGCTTGGCAACATGGGGAGGTgttgtggaaggggtggggcctcaggtggaaggggtgagGCTGAGGGTTTGCCTGCTGGCACATGGGAGGTGGGGGTTCACCGCCATGCATGGTTTCCTTGCCTaattttctttatatatatatatatatacatatatatatatatatatatataaattttctCCACTCCTCAGGTTCTATATTATGCCACTGTCTCTTTGCAGTAGAGGGATAAATTCTTAGGGCCAGGTTCTTAATTCAGGAATAATGACTTCAACTGCATCCCTCCAGATTTACGTGTACATTCAACCAGAACCAGGCCCTATTAAATTTCTCTACCAAATACTCCCAGTGATAGACTCTGACCTAGAAGAATCCCTCCAAGAGAAGCTAAAGTGCTTTGCCTGGCCAAAGGTGACTGATTCCAAGGAGTTCGATCATCCTACAGGCTTCATTTTATCCTCACAGGATCTGCATCCTCTCCCCGTGCAAGGGTCTGTAGATATTTGGCAAGTTACACGCTAACATAGTTAGATTGGCAGGGGAGGGTTTGGTGTCACAAATGGGTGAATAGTGCAAACACTAGCTTTACACTAATATCCAGTTGAGGGTGCAAGTGACATCAGCCATGCTCATGTTCAAGATGATAGGTGTAAATTACATACAACCCTTATTGCActcccctttcctgcacctcagcttTACTCTTTGCTTCTTTGCTAAAACACTGACCAGCAGTTCGGTTCTCTTAGgccttttttaaaaggtattgCAGAGTGATTGAGTGCACAACGCTGAATATAAGTGTTAGAAACAGCTTTTGGTCGATTATCAGGAGACAGTATCATACAACTGTTCAGTGAACACAGAGTTAATAACACAAACCATTGCAACCAGTATTTTGAGTACTTCTGAAATACTTTTGAAAGCTAAAACCATTAAGCAGTAAACTTATCACTTTTCCTTCCTGTACAGAATGCAAGAATTTCGGTGCTGGATTTCGATATACCTGCATGTCATCAAATTTTgatttgtaatatttgtattacaatgagAAGTTTTGACATAACATTTACACATCTGTACTTTAGTACACACACGTCAACCCATTCTTTCCCCTCTGATCTGctttcagagatgatttctcaggATAGAGAGTGACTTAAAATATAGTGTCTGTCATCTGGATGTCTTCAGAACCTGAACAGCAAAGAAAAGTCTAGTAGCTCCTCTGTCCCTGGGTTAATAGCTGACTGgttctcctcaggttctgttcTGTCAATCTGCAGCCTCTATCCGGAGTGGTAACAGGCATTGGGATCAGCATGGAAAATATACATTCCCTGAGCTCTCACTCTCTTGTACAGAGTAACCCCAGCACCTGTTATTCAGCCATGATGAGGTCTTGCAGGAAGTGGATTTCAAAGTCAAATGCATGAGTATTCATGGAAATGGAACTTCATTTCATACATGAAACTAATCTATTGCTCtctcactgtctctctctctccctctctctctctctgtctatgtCCTGTATTCATAACATCCCTAGCACCCAGGAATGGCATACTGTCAGACATGCAGCTGAGCTGCCATAATATATGGACATGTTAAACCCAGTTCTGGGGATGTTTGCTGTAGAGCTATATTGGGTTAACTATTGGGATGCTGATGTTACGGCTGTATTGGGTGAAACCAGTATGGCTCTTCTTAGTTTAACATCAGGCTGCTGGAAAACAAGCAGGATGGGAAGGAACAACTCAAGAAAAGCCATCGCTCAGTAACCACCCAAGGGAAGTTGAGAGACAACACCAGAGCTACTGGAAAGAGCCTATTTCTGGGCTCCAGTCACATCACACAGCTTGTTTTGCCAGATCTGGGAGTCTGTCCAGAGGTGGGTCAGCTGCTGTGAGAAGCTCTTCAAACTGACAGGCACAGATACCTCTAGGGATGCCTGAAGGCCTTGATCTGCCTGGGTCCCTTTCAGAGTGGGAGGGCTTGGGGTCAGAGATGTGTACAGACTGTTCTTTGAAAACCCTTTAATTCTCCCATGTTTCGCTTTATTCCCACTCTTCAGATGAAAGAATAGTTTGGTTTTCAGAAGGCTGGCTGGTCACTCATCACACCACTAGTCAcagactcccaaagggaagaaccacaggACACAGTCTGAATGTGGGAGGATTGCGAGATTCTACCCCATGGGAGGGAAGGTTACTTTCCCTGACATCTGGCACTTGGAGACTAGGGACGTGGATGAGATGCAGGTAGCCCTGTAACTCTTAATGGTATCTACAGAGCAAAGATGCTACAGCCCTCAGCCATTCAGGAAACAGAAATATCCCCTATCTGACCTGTTACCACAGAGCAATGCAGCTCTGAATACCTGCCTTCAAAATCGACCCAAATAATGAAACctttgaaaatgcatttgctgaTTAAATTTCCAGCAGCAAATAAACCTGTGCCAATTTTTGAACTATTAACTGGTATTCCATAGGGTCTCCTGTcactcagcccctggcaggatcgggcccagtgCACACGACACTTCCAGAAATGGGACCCACTGAGAGAGCCTCATTCAGGAAATTGCAGTTTTTTAACACTCCAAGCTCTCTTGGAATGTCAGATTTGTGTGCAGCTTCCCTGAGGACCATGGGCAGGTGCAGTGGAGGGGTTCCCAAGGtccccagtgctaccagcccaCCAGCCCTTCACTGAGTCACCCCGACAGCCCAGCTGAGTCCTCTGCCGCTGCACAGAACAACTGCAAATGGAAACAgcctgcagcctttccccttcactgTGCATTGTAAAGCTAGTGAAACTTGCCAACGTACCAAATTCCTGCTAGAAGGGGAGCCACTGACACCAGAGGTCTTCAACCTGAAGGACAAGGTGTCATTGAAGAGTTTGCAtgggcagcaggcagtatctgttcagataTGGAGGCAAGtgtctttatgaagcatgtctgcacattcccttgggggccacttggccatGAGGGAACCTCAGCTGCTCGGCTTCGTGTGCACCAGCTTTAACCTTGTCACGGCCAATGGCAAACTGCAGAAGGCCAAATCACAGGGGATGTGTGGTGATAGTACAGAATTGGACTGCAGCGTCAGCCCTGCTGCAGACTCTATTCCTGGAATCCGGGCTTCTCATCACTCTTTGTATTGTTCTGATTAGTCACAGGGCAGCTGAGCGATAACGATGATGCTGTCACGGCTGTAATCTTGctgaaataaataatagtaataataataataatcaataatagAGGAT
This genomic window contains:
- the LOC101948552 gene encoding olfactory receptor 51G2-like, yielding MFLKYHLVSFFSLSFSKDISKLLGPVQYIMSVVNDTKFSSAVFLLTGIPGQEDVHLWISIPFCLVYIISIVGNSVILFIIKTDQSLHEPMYIFLSMLAITDLALSISTMPTTLGIFLFNSREISLDACFAQLFFIHSLSFIESSILLLMAFDRFVAICNPLRYASILTLPRIGKMGLVFVLRGVAVIFPLPFLLKRFRYCRANVLSHCYCLHQEVMKLACSDTTVNYIYGFFLTVSMVGLDSLFIFLSYVMILKTVLKVASHGECLRALNTCVSHLCAVLLFYTPEIGLAVIHRFGTGSPPLFKVLLGYISLLVPPLMNPIVYSVKSKHLRARIIRVFFK